A window of Myxococcales bacterium contains these coding sequences:
- the ftsA gene encoding cell division protein FtsA: MSTQASQGEIVVGLDIGTTKVCAVVGEVGEDGITILGVSQVPCRGLRKGIVSNIDWTVRSIKDAIEAAQTMAGVEIRTVFAGVAGSHIRSQPSDGVAAIAGGEVTRADVERVLEGARAIPVDADRQILHVLPREYTVDVQDGIRDPIGMSGVRLGAKVNLVTAATSCVQNVIRCAERCDLVVADAVLESLASAEAVLSEDEKEIGAAVIDIGGGTTDVILYVDGGIAHTFVIPVGGNNITSDIAAGLRTPMAEADRLKQKHGCALGRMVGDEEEIEVPGVGGHQPRRTARRVLSDIVEPRVEEMFAVIRKRIEDTGLLEQLSAGAILTGGAVLLEGMPEFAEEILGMPVRLGYPTGVRGLTQLVQGPQYATAVGLVKYGAQAITEAESRAPAPPTSLTRQKATVKKAVVAEAEAPEAAKPQGNKVWEWLKAAF, from the coding sequence ATGAGCACGCAAGCATCGCAGGGTGAAATCGTCGTGGGCCTCGACATCGGGACGACCAAGGTGTGCGCGGTCGTCGGCGAGGTGGGCGAGGACGGGATCACGATCCTCGGAGTGTCGCAGGTGCCTTGCCGCGGACTGCGGAAGGGCATCGTGTCGAACATCGACTGGACGGTGCGGTCGATCAAGGACGCCATCGAGGCGGCCCAGACCATGGCCGGCGTCGAGATCCGCACGGTCTTCGCGGGCGTAGCCGGGAGCCACATCCGCTCGCAGCCGTCCGACGGAGTGGCGGCGATCGCGGGTGGAGAGGTCACGCGCGCCGACGTCGAGCGCGTGCTCGAGGGCGCCCGCGCCATCCCGGTCGACGCGGACCGGCAGATCCTGCACGTGCTCCCGCGGGAGTACACGGTCGACGTCCAAGACGGGATCCGCGATCCTATCGGGATGAGCGGCGTCCGACTCGGCGCCAAGGTGAACTTGGTCACCGCGGCGACGAGCTGCGTCCAGAACGTGATCCGCTGCGCCGAGCGCTGCGATCTCGTGGTGGCCGACGCCGTGCTCGAGTCGCTCGCGAGCGCCGAGGCCGTGCTCAGCGAGGACGAGAAGGAGATCGGCGCCGCGGTGATCGACATCGGCGGCGGCACCACAGACGTCATCCTCTACGTCGACGGCGGCATCGCGCACACGTTCGTCATCCCGGTCGGCGGAAACAACATCACGAGCGACATCGCCGCGGGGCTCCGGACGCCGATGGCCGAGGCCGATCGGCTCAAGCAGAAGCACGGCTGCGCCCTCGGGCGTATGGTGGGCGACGAAGAGGAGATCGAGGTGCCGGGTGTCGGCGGCCACCAGCCGCGGCGCACTGCCCGTCGGGTCTTGTCGGATATCGTGGAGCCGCGCGTCGAGGAGATGTTCGCGGTCATCCGGAAGCGCATCGAGGACACGGGGTTGCTCGAGCAGCTCTCGGCCGGGGCCATCCTCACGGGCGGGGCGGTCCTCCTCGAGGGAATGCCCGAGTTCGCCGAAGAGATCCTCGGAATGCCCGTGAGGCTCGGGTATCCGACCGGCGTCCGCGGTCTCACTCAGCTCGTGCAAGGCCCGCAGTACGCCACGGCCGTCGGTCTCGTGAAATACGGCGCACAGGCCATTACCGAAGCCGAGTCGCGCGCGCCCGCGCCACCGACGTCGCTCACGCGCCAGAAGGCCACCGTGAAGAAGGCCGTCGTGGCCGAGGCCGAGGCGCCCGAAGCCGCCAAGCCGCAAGGCAACAAAGTTTGGGAGTGGCTGAAGGCCGCTTTCTGA
- a CDS encoding phospho-N-acetylmuramoyl-pentapeptide-transferase, which yields MIYEYLFPLRTSAAWLGWLNVLRYVPFRIIMATLTAMLFSFFLSPWFIRELQKKQIGQVVRDDGPQSHKVKQGTPTMGGALILLSVLVPTILWCDLHNPFVWATTAVTAGYGVIGYLDDYLKIKAKNSKGVPGRFKLLGQLVIGGGVLAYVFFKQSAVPADWWAIRDRLSIPFVAFEKHPVSLNPYLYLAFAIFVVVAWSNAVNLTDGLDGLAIGPVIINGGTYLLWAYLAGASLGIANVSQRLVVARYLDIPGIASAGELSIYCGAVVGAGIGFLWYNTYPAQVFMGDVGSLALGGGLGMCAVFTKNELLSIVLGGIFFLEAVSVIVQVTSFKLTGKRVFLMAPIHHHYEKKGWAEPKIIVRFWIISVLLALVALSSLKLR from the coding sequence GTGATCTACGAGTACCTCTTTCCGCTCCGCACCTCGGCCGCGTGGCTCGGGTGGCTCAACGTCCTTCGGTACGTCCCCTTCCGGATCATCATGGCGACGCTCACCGCCATGCTCTTCTCCTTCTTCTTGTCGCCGTGGTTCATCCGCGAGCTCCAGAAGAAGCAGATCGGGCAGGTGGTGCGCGACGACGGCCCCCAGAGCCACAAGGTCAAACAAGGCACGCCCACCATGGGCGGCGCGCTCATCTTGCTCAGCGTGCTCGTGCCCACCATCCTCTGGTGCGATCTCCACAACCCCTTCGTGTGGGCCACGACGGCCGTCACGGCCGGCTACGGTGTCATCGGGTACCTCGACGACTACCTCAAGATCAAAGCGAAGAACTCGAAGGGAGTGCCCGGCCGCTTCAAGCTGCTCGGCCAGCTCGTCATCGGGGGCGGCGTGCTCGCCTACGTGTTCTTCAAGCAGAGCGCCGTGCCCGCCGACTGGTGGGCGATCCGCGACCGCCTCTCGATCCCCTTCGTGGCCTTCGAGAAGCACCCCGTGTCGTTGAACCCGTACCTCTACCTGGCATTCGCCATCTTCGTGGTGGTCGCCTGGTCGAACGCCGTGAACCTCACCGACGGCCTCGACGGTCTCGCCATCGGGCCGGTCATCATCAACGGCGGAACGTACCTGCTCTGGGCCTATCTCGCCGGTGCGAGCCTCGGTATCGCCAACGTGTCGCAGCGCCTCGTGGTCGCTCGCTATTTGGATATCCCGGGGATCGCCAGCGCGGGTGAGCTCTCCATCTATTGCGGGGCCGTCGTGGGCGCGGGCATCGGCTTCCTTTGGTACAACACGTACCCCGCGCAAGTGTTCATGGGCGACGTGGGCTCGCTCGCGCTCGGCGGCGGGCTCGGCATGTGCGCCGTGTTCACGAAGAACGAGCTCCTCAGCATCGTGCTCGGCGGCATCTTCTTCCTCGAGGCCGTGAGCGTCATCGTCCAGGTGACCTCGTTCAAGCTCACCGGGAAGCGGGTGTTCTTGATGGCCCCCATCCACCACCACTACGAAAAAAAGGGGTGGGCCGAGCCGAAGATCATCGTTCGATTCTGGATTATCAGCGTGCTCCTCGCGCTCGTCGCGCTCTCGAGCCTGAAGCTCAGGTGA
- the murD gene encoding UDP-N-acetylmuramoyl-L-alanine--D-glutamate ligase gives MTVVGLGKSGLAAAELCLSRGAKVTLNDSKDSVTGLEPLLSRGAVSALGGHSGKGIEESDLVVLSPGVPPFPELDAAQRRGAEIVSEVELAVRCLSHPAPIVAVGGTNGKSTVTTLIGELLAEGGRSVFTGGNLGEPLSAHVDETFDFVVLEVSSFQMERVSRFCPRVSLLLNVTPDHLDRYPSFDAYADAKGNAFVAQGPADLAVVPFGDEVCLAQARRGRGRIKTFGADPRADVLVTDAVVLERSLGAAYPRSDIRLAGGHNALNVAAALAAVVDLGVSEGDVKRVLARFSGLEHRTALVAEVDGVRYYDDSKGTNVGASVTAILGLTEPKAVVLLGGKDKGGSYAPLVAALREKARAAVVFGEAAPLIGGAIGDAVPFEVATDMADAVRRARSLAKPGDAVLLSPACSSFDMFKDYKERGDVFAACVRNLEGKGGSS, from the coding sequence GTGACCGTCGTCGGCCTCGGGAAGAGTGGCCTCGCCGCGGCCGAGCTCTGCCTCTCCCGCGGCGCGAAAGTGACACTCAACGACTCCAAAGATTCGGTCACCGGGCTCGAGCCTCTGCTCTCCCGCGGCGCCGTGTCGGCCCTGGGAGGGCACTCGGGAAAAGGCATCGAAGAGTCGGACCTCGTCGTGCTCTCCCCCGGGGTGCCGCCTTTCCCCGAGCTCGACGCCGCCCAGCGCCGCGGCGCCGAGATCGTGTCCGAGGTCGAGCTCGCCGTCCGTTGTTTGTCTCACCCCGCGCCGATCGTGGCCGTGGGCGGCACGAACGGAAAGTCGACCGTGACGACCTTGATCGGCGAGCTCCTCGCCGAGGGCGGCCGTAGCGTTTTCACCGGCGGAAACCTCGGAGAGCCGCTGTCGGCCCACGTGGACGAGACGTTCGACTTCGTGGTGCTCGAGGTCTCGAGCTTCCAAATGGAGCGCGTGTCCCGCTTCTGCCCGCGCGTCTCGCTCCTCTTGAACGTGACCCCCGATCACCTCGATCGCTACCCGTCGTTCGACGCGTACGCCGACGCGAAAGGGAACGCGTTCGTGGCGCAAGGTCCCGCCGATCTCGCCGTCGTGCCCTTCGGGGACGAGGTGTGCCTCGCGCAGGCGCGGCGCGGTCGTGGTCGCATCAAGACCTTCGGCGCCGACCCTCGGGCCGACGTGCTCGTGACCGACGCGGTGGTCCTCGAGCGCTCGCTCGGCGCGGCCTACCCGCGGTCGGATATTCGCCTCGCCGGCGGCCACAATGCGCTCAACGTCGCCGCGGCGCTCGCGGCCGTGGTCGACCTCGGGGTCTCGGAGGGCGACGTGAAGCGCGTGCTCGCGCGGTTCTCCGGCCTCGAGCACCGCACCGCGCTCGTCGCCGAAGTGGACGGGGTGCGCTACTACGACGACTCGAAGGGCACCAACGTCGGCGCCTCGGTCACGGCCATCTTGGGCCTCACGGAGCCGAAGGCCGTCGTGCTGCTCGGCGGAAAAGACAAGGGCGGCAGCTACGCCCCGCTCGTCGCCGCGCTCCGCGAGAAGGCCCGCGCCGCCGTCGTCTTCGGCGAGGCAGCTCCGCTCATCGGAGGCGCCATCGGTGACGCCGTCCCCTTCGAGGTCGCGACCGACATGGCCGACGCCGTGCGCCGCGCGCGCTCCCTCGCGAAGCCGGGCGACGCCGTGCTGCTCTCGCCCGCGTGCTCGAGCTTCGACATGTTCAAGGACTACAAGGAGCGCGGCGACGTGTTCGCCGCATGTGTCCGTAACCTCGAAGGAAAAGGAGGTTCGTCGTGA
- the ftsZ gene encoding cell division protein FtsZ, producing the protein MSFSIEFADESQEYQARIKVIGCGGSGGNAVNTMINFGLEGVEFIVVNTDVQALNANAAPTKLTIGQNITKGLGAGADPDRGRKAALEDVQRIKELIAGADMVFITAGMGGGTGTGAAPIIAQIAREEGALTVGVVTKPFLFEGRQRSRRAEQGLAQLAEQVDTLITIPNQKLLMIGDEDLTFIDACRKADEVLYQAVKGISDLITQSGIVNVDFADVKTVMSNMGRALMGTGIAKGQNRARMAAEMAISSPLLDDISVDGATGVLINVVGGSDMRMKEIEEAASLVQEQAHEDANIIFGASIDETLGENLKVTVIATGFDSLEREREAESHARASSQAPQTISSFAPRSTSSFAPAPRQSQAPAASADMIPALSTRRTAPVAREQAPDSRMYPASQPRLAVRERPSHASFPAFDNDWDVPAFQRKGQ; encoded by the coding sequence ATGAGTTTTTCCATCGAGTTCGCGGACGAGTCGCAGGAGTACCAGGCTCGCATCAAGGTGATTGGCTGTGGCGGCTCCGGCGGCAACGCGGTCAATACGATGATCAACTTCGGCCTCGAGGGCGTGGAGTTCATCGTCGTGAACACCGACGTCCAGGCCCTCAACGCGAACGCGGCGCCCACGAAGCTCACGATCGGGCAGAACATCACGAAGGGCCTCGGCGCCGGCGCCGACCCCGACCGCGGTCGTAAGGCCGCCCTCGAGGACGTCCAGCGCATCAAGGAGCTCATCGCCGGGGCCGACATGGTCTTCATCACCGCCGGTATGGGCGGCGGCACGGGCACGGGAGCCGCGCCGATCATCGCGCAGATCGCCCGGGAAGAGGGCGCGCTCACGGTGGGCGTCGTCACGAAGCCCTTCCTGTTCGAGGGGCGGCAGCGCTCGCGTCGCGCCGAGCAGGGCCTCGCGCAGCTCGCCGAGCAGGTCGACACGCTCATCACGATCCCGAACCAGAAGCTCCTCATGATCGGCGACGAGGACCTCACCTTCATCGACGCCTGCCGCAAGGCCGACGAGGTCCTCTACCAGGCCGTGAAGGGCATCAGCGATCTCATCACCCAGAGCGGCATCGTCAACGTCGACTTCGCCGACGTGAAGACCGTCATGAGCAACATGGGCCGCGCCCTCATGGGCACCGGCATCGCGAAGGGGCAGAACCGCGCCCGCATGGCCGCGGAGATGGCGATCTCGTCGCCGCTCCTCGACGACATCTCGGTCGACGGCGCCACGGGCGTGCTCATCAACGTCGTCGGTGGCTCCGACATGCGCATGAAGGAGATCGAAGAGGCCGCGTCGCTCGTGCAGGAGCAGGCGCACGAGGACGCGAACATCATCTTCGGCGCGAGCATCGACGAGACGCTCGGCGAGAACCTCAAGGTCACCGTCATCGCCACCGGGTTCGATTCGCTCGAGCGCGAGCGCGAGGCCGAGTCGCACGCGCGGGCCTCGTCGCAGGCGCCGCAGACGATCTCGTCCTTCGCCCCGCGGTCGACGTCGTCGTTCGCGCCGGCGCCTCGCCAGAGCCAAGCCCCCGCGGCCTCGGCCGACATGATCCCCGCGCTCTCGACCCGGCGCACGGCCCCCGTCGCGCGCGAGCAGGCGCCCGACTCGCGTATGTACCCGGCGTCGCAGCCGCGCCTCGCGGTGCGCGAGCGGCCGTCCCACGCGTCGTTCCCCGCGTTCGACAACGACTGGGACGTGCCCGCGTTCCAACGCAAGGGTCAGTAA
- a CDS encoding UDP-N-acetylglucosamine--N-acetylmuramyl-(pentapeptide) pyrophosphoryl-undecaprenol N-acetylglucosamine transferase — protein sequence MKDTVFVCAGGTGGHVFPGLAVADALTSVADVECRFFGTARGLESRVVPERGYPLELLPVSPMKGGGPVRFAKGALSVVASLGAVAAEFRKYKPKAVVSVGGYSAGPASVFAVATGVPLLVIEPNAVPGFTHRALARFTTRAYVAWDEVKATFGGDRARAFGVPLRRGFVPRTYEPGPSRKVLVLGGSLGAQALNERLPPALGKVAKDVSGLSVVHQTGRDKEPLVRALYDRAGVANVRCVDFLDDVAQEIASSDLVVARAGAVTVAEIACLGRPSLLVPFPYAADDHQLKNALLYEGRGACRVVAQDRATVDRLSSEITRVLADPELRSNMARAAQRAGRPDAAIEVACDVVELCGLTLRSQERGSTTGARRPREVH from the coding sequence GTGAAAGACACGGTCTTCGTCTGTGCGGGCGGGACGGGAGGCCACGTCTTCCCGGGGCTCGCCGTGGCCGACGCGCTCACGAGCGTGGCCGACGTCGAGTGCCGCTTCTTCGGGACGGCGCGCGGCCTCGAGTCGCGTGTCGTGCCCGAGCGCGGATACCCGCTCGAGCTCTTGCCCGTCTCGCCGATGAAGGGCGGGGGCCCCGTGCGCTTCGCGAAGGGCGCGCTCTCCGTCGTCGCCTCTCTCGGGGCCGTGGCCGCCGAGTTTCGGAAGTACAAACCGAAGGCGGTCGTGTCGGTCGGTGGCTACTCGGCGGGGCCCGCGTCGGTCTTCGCGGTCGCGACCGGGGTGCCGCTCCTCGTCATCGAGCCGAACGCCGTGCCCGGGTTCACGCACCGGGCTCTCGCACGTTTCACCACTCGCGCCTACGTCGCCTGGGACGAGGTCAAGGCGACGTTCGGCGGGGATCGGGCGCGTGCGTTCGGCGTGCCGCTGCGGCGCGGGTTCGTACCGCGCACGTACGAGCCGGGTCCGTCCCGCAAGGTGCTCGTCCTCGGGGGGAGCCTCGGCGCTCAGGCGTTGAACGAGCGCCTGCCACCCGCGCTCGGCAAGGTGGCGAAGGACGTCTCCGGGCTCTCCGTCGTGCACCAGACGGGCAGAGACAAGGAGCCCCTCGTGCGCGCCCTCTACGACCGCGCGGGCGTCGCGAACGTGCGATGCGTGGACTTCCTCGACGACGTGGCCCAGGAGATCGCCTCGAGCGATCTGGTCGTCGCGCGGGCAGGCGCCGTCACCGTGGCCGAGATCGCGTGCCTCGGCCGGCCGAGCCTGCTCGTGCCCTTTCCCTACGCGGCGGACGACCACCAGCTGAAGAACGCCCTGCTCTACGAAGGACGAGGCGCCTGCCGCGTGGTGGCGCAGGACCGGGCCACGGTGGACCGTTTGTCGTCCGAGATAACCCGCGTGCTCGCGGACCCGGAGCTGCGCTCGAACATGGCTCGTGCCGCGCAGCGCGCCGGGCGACCCGACGCGGCGATCGAGGTCGCGTGCGACGTCGTCGAGCTATGCGGGCTCACGCTGCGGTCTCAAGAGCGTGGTTCCACGACCGGCGCGCGCCGGCCCCGGGAGGTTCACTGA
- a CDS encoding FtsQ-type POTRA domain-containing protein produces the protein MRPSNRKLRVDELDEAAPAEPLEPAPARKRRAEAPPAAGPKRAPLGPGLARAVAFGRVLAGLVLVVGLAFGVAYSARKYVKTTPRFAVNEVIVLGQKHRSVDEIVALSGVTKGRNVFSVDLDAARAQILQDPWVKEARLERRLPGTVTISIEERKAAGLVAAGDTYLVTAEGELFKKLEPGDPTDLPIVTGITVQLLTEDKKGAEAAVKRGLELAAEYERTSLAKRSPLQEVHVSGTLSSSLVVGKSAMTIELGEAPFRRKLEQAARVVAELDKRGAKADAILLDDDARPDRVVVRMR, from the coding sequence ATGCGCCCCTCGAACCGAAAGCTCCGCGTCGACGAGCTCGACGAAGCCGCCCCCGCCGAGCCCCTCGAGCCCGCTCCGGCACGGAAGCGTCGAGCCGAAGCGCCCCCCGCCGCAGGGCCGAAGCGCGCGCCGCTCGGGCCCGGGCTCGCGCGGGCCGTGGCGTTCGGTCGCGTCCTCGCGGGCCTCGTGCTCGTCGTCGGCCTCGCGTTCGGTGTGGCCTACTCCGCGCGAAAATACGTCAAAACCACCCCTCGCTTCGCGGTGAACGAGGTGATCGTGCTCGGGCAGAAGCACAGGTCCGTGGACGAGATCGTGGCGCTGTCCGGGGTAACGAAAGGCCGCAACGTGTTCTCGGTCGACCTGGATGCGGCGCGCGCGCAGATCCTCCAAGACCCTTGGGTGAAAGAGGCGCGCCTCGAGCGCCGTCTGCCCGGGACCGTCACCATCTCGATCGAGGAGCGGAAGGCCGCGGGGCTCGTCGCCGCCGGGGACACGTACCTGGTCACGGCCGAGGGCGAGCTCTTCAAGAAGCTCGAGCCCGGAGATCCGACCGACCTCCCCATCGTCACCGGCATCACCGTGCAGCTCCTGACCGAAGACAAAAAGGGCGCCGAGGCCGCGGTGAAGAGGGGGCTCGAGCTCGCCGCGGAGTACGAGCGGACGTCGCTCGCGAAGCGGTCACCGCTCCAAGAGGTCCACGTGTCGGGCACGCTCTCCTCGTCGCTCGTGGTCGGCAAGAGCGCGATGACCATCGAGCTCGGGGAGGCCCCGTTCCGCCGCAAGCTCGAACAGGCCGCGAGGGTGGTCGCCGAGCTCGACAAACGTGGTGCGAAGGCCGACGCGATCCTGCTCGACGACGACGCACGGCCCGACCGGGTGGTCGTTCGGATGCGCTAG
- a CDS encoding UDP-N-acetylmuramate--L-alanine ligase, with translation MFRGRVRSVHFVGIGGIGMSGLAEILRTMDFEVSGSDLKGNDITKRLETLGVRVVTGHRAENVVGADVVVYSSAIKPDNPELVRARALDIPIIPRGEMLAELMRVKYTVAIAGSHGKTTTTSLVATVLRAAGLDPTVVVGGKVNALGSNARLGAGDLFVAEADESDGSFLRLTPTIGVITNIDAEHLDHYGSHAGVKDAFVEFANKIPFYGLAIMCMDHPHVQEIVPRVGRRVMTYGVSRQADFRARHEQYLGFSTRFEATKRGEPLGEFTVRMPGAHNVLNALAVIAVADELEVPLDVVKEAIAGFHGVQRRFTVVSQPTITRGGKTGDVLLIDDYGHHPAEVEVTLDAAQRGFERRVVVAFQPHRYTRTRDLFGEFTRAFNKADVLLVTEVYAAGEAPIAGANGEHLANAIRAHGHKNVRYVADKKDVAAELEKIVRPGDIVFALGAGDINAQIRELSKRLEAEAKDPA, from the coding sequence ATGTTTCGCGGTCGTGTGAGGAGCGTGCATTTCGTCGGGATCGGTGGCATCGGGATGAGCGGCCTCGCCGAGATCCTGCGCACGATGGACTTCGAGGTGTCGGGCTCGGACCTCAAAGGGAACGACATCACGAAGCGCCTCGAGACGCTCGGGGTGCGCGTGGTCACGGGGCACCGGGCCGAGAACGTCGTCGGCGCCGACGTCGTCGTGTACTCGTCCGCCATCAAGCCCGACAACCCCGAGCTCGTCCGCGCGCGGGCCCTCGACATCCCCATCATCCCGCGCGGCGAGATGCTCGCCGAGCTGATGCGTGTAAAATACACGGTTGCCATCGCGGGCTCCCACGGGAAGACGACCACGACGTCGCTCGTGGCCACGGTGCTCCGCGCCGCCGGCCTCGATCCGACCGTAGTCGTCGGGGGCAAGGTCAACGCCCTCGGCTCGAACGCGCGTCTCGGGGCGGGGGATCTCTTCGTGGCCGAGGCCGACGAGTCCGACGGCTCGTTCCTGCGCCTCACGCCGACGATCGGCGTCATCACGAACATCGACGCGGAGCACCTCGATCACTACGGCTCGCACGCCGGCGTGAAGGACGCGTTCGTCGAGTTCGCGAACAAAATTCCGTTCTACGGCCTCGCGATCATGTGCATGGACCACCCGCACGTCCAAGAGATCGTGCCGCGTGTCGGGCGCCGCGTGATGACGTACGGCGTGTCGCGTCAGGCCGACTTCCGCGCGCGCCACGAGCAGTACCTCGGCTTCTCGACCCGGTTCGAGGCCACGAAGCGCGGCGAGCCGCTCGGGGAGTTCACCGTGCGCATGCCGGGCGCGCACAACGTGTTGAACGCCCTCGCCGTGATCGCCGTGGCCGACGAGCTCGAGGTCCCGCTCGACGTGGTCAAAGAGGCGATCGCTGGGTTCCATGGTGTCCAGCGGCGCTTCACGGTGGTCTCCCAGCCCACGATCACGCGCGGGGGCAAGACGGGCGACGTGCTCCTCATCGACGACTACGGCCATCACCCGGCCGAGGTCGAGGTCACGCTCGACGCCGCGCAGCGAGGGTTCGAGCGGCGCGTGGTCGTGGCGTTCCAGCCGCACAGGTACACGCGCACGAGGGACCTCTTCGGTGAGTTCACGCGCGCCTTCAACAAAGCCGACGTGCTCCTCGTGACGGAGGTGTACGCCGCGGGCGAGGCGCCGATCGCCGGTGCGAACGGCGAGCACTTGGCCAACGCGATCCGCGCGCACGGCCACAAAAACGTGCGCTACGTCGCCGACAAGAAAGACGTCGCCGCAGAGCTCGAGAAGATCGTGCGCCCGGGCGACATCGTGTTCGCGCTCGGGGCAGGGGACATCAACGCCCAGATCCGCGAGCTCTCGAAGCGCCTCGAGGCCGAGGCCAAGGACCCTGCCTGA
- the ftsW gene encoding putative lipid II flippase FtsW: MSFRNVRRDPVEAVKNLAVPLDAKPNEEASQRPVDLVLAAVVVALIGFGVVMVYSASTVQGTTQHHDPQFFLKRQGSFALVALTLFFVTSLFDYHRLYKLTYPVLVSVGALLVLCVAGFGHTGGGATRWLSVGPIHIQPAELAKLALVSWLAYSLAKKAEKVKTFTVGFLPHLLVAGVFVLLCMKQPDFGSAVVLLLLTFTMLFVAGAKVGYILGATILGGAFAVISIVSREYRYARYLAWMNMDAHRQDLAYQPFQSVMSFGSGGTFGLGIGRGLQTLYLPEAHNDFVAAIVGEELGFVGVLGLSAIFFTLVARGVRAALRAPDDYGSYLAFGISAMFGIQAILNLSVALAILPTKGLTLPFISYGGSSLLMNAIAAGVLLNISRQGEKKTVYETPLPPDVSERRRDGDEGLPTDGDGAGDDLALPGLDDAEGAE; encoded by the coding sequence GTGAGCTTCCGCAACGTCCGCCGTGACCCGGTCGAGGCCGTGAAGAACCTGGCCGTGCCCCTCGACGCGAAGCCGAACGAGGAGGCGTCGCAGCGCCCCGTGGATCTCGTGCTCGCGGCCGTCGTCGTCGCGCTCATCGGCTTCGGCGTCGTGATGGTCTACAGCGCGTCGACCGTTCAAGGCACGACGCAGCACCACGACCCTCAGTTCTTCTTGAAGCGTCAGGGGTCCTTCGCGCTCGTGGCGCTGACGCTCTTCTTCGTGACGAGCCTCTTCGACTACCACAGGCTCTACAAGCTCACCTACCCGGTGCTCGTCTCGGTCGGGGCGCTCCTCGTCTTGTGCGTCGCCGGCTTCGGTCACACGGGCGGCGGCGCGACGCGTTGGCTCTCCGTCGGCCCGATCCACATCCAACCGGCCGAGCTCGCGAAGCTCGCGCTCGTGTCGTGGCTCGCCTACTCGCTCGCGAAGAAGGCCGAGAAGGTGAAGACGTTCACCGTGGGCTTCTTGCCTCACCTCCTCGTCGCCGGGGTGTTCGTGCTCCTCTGCATGAAGCAGCCGGACTTCGGGTCGGCCGTCGTGCTCTTGCTCCTCACGTTCACGATGCTGTTCGTCGCGGGCGCGAAGGTCGGGTACATCCTCGGCGCCACCATCTTGGGCGGGGCCTTCGCCGTCATCTCGATCGTGTCGCGCGAGTACCGGTACGCCCGCTACCTCGCGTGGATGAACATGGACGCGCACCGGCAAGACCTCGCGTACCAGCCGTTCCAGTCGGTCATGTCGTTCGGCTCCGGGGGCACGTTCGGGCTCGGCATCGGCCGCGGCCTCCAGACGCTCTACCTCCCCGAGGCCCACAACGACTTCGTCGCCGCGATCGTCGGCGAGGAACTCGGGTTCGTCGGCGTGCTCGGCCTCTCGGCCATCTTCTTCACGCTCGTCGCGCGCGGCGTGCGCGCGGCCCTCCGCGCCCCCGACGACTACGGGAGCTACCTCGCGTTCGGGATCTCGGCCATGTTCGGGATCCAGGCGATCTTGAACCTCTCCGTGGCGCTCGCGATCCTCCCCACGAAGGGCCTCACGCTCCCGTTCATCAGCTACGGCGGCTCGTCGCTGCTCATGAACGCCATCGCGGCCGGCGTGCTGCTCAACATCTCGCGTCAGGGCGAGAAGAAGACCGTCTACGAGACGCCGCTCCCTCCCGACGTGTCCGAGCGCCGCCGCGATGGCGACGAAGGGCTCCCCACGGACGGAGACGGCGCCGGAGACGACCTCGCGCTGCCCGGGCTCGACGACGCGGAAGGTGCCGAGTGA